A portion of the Actomonas aquatica genome contains these proteins:
- a CDS encoding MotA/TolQ/ExbB proton channel family protein: MTPTRSRGFFTQAFIVQSVGLLIAVIGIWMLYSQYIRPQAQEAEITRRILAQRGDEDAQSSQRNFVVILKDYEQQACLTLMVWATILLMHKLWVVSREQKMLDRDFVSLEVGQRILPDDALDHSKEVHALFEQERSLASKLLPQFVLSALQRFHATRSIQDAAGAVQEQSQLAADELDSDLSLVRYIAWAIPSVGFIGTVRGIGDALAQADEVLRSNDLSGVTNSLGLAFNSTLVALVLSIFLMFVLHLLQSRQEHLIQDFQEYCRRKIVDLMKVPERDELDETFV, translated from the coding sequence ATGACCCCAACTCGCTCGCGCGGATTTTTCACCCAAGCGTTTATTGTTCAAAGTGTTGGTCTGTTGATCGCCGTCATCGGCATTTGGATGTTGTATAGCCAATACATCCGCCCGCAGGCCCAAGAGGCAGAAATCACTCGTCGGATCTTGGCCCAGCGCGGCGATGAGGACGCGCAGAGTTCACAACGTAATTTTGTGGTCATCTTGAAGGACTATGAGCAGCAGGCGTGCCTGACACTCATGGTTTGGGCCACGATTCTGTTGATGCATAAGCTCTGGGTGGTGTCGCGGGAGCAGAAGATGTTGGACCGTGATTTCGTTAGTCTGGAGGTGGGGCAACGCATCCTGCCCGACGACGCCTTGGATCACTCGAAGGAGGTGCACGCGTTGTTTGAGCAGGAGCGAAGTCTGGCGTCGAAACTCCTGCCGCAGTTTGTGCTCTCGGCGCTGCAGCGTTTCCATGCGACGCGCTCCATTCAGGATGCGGCCGGGGCGGTGCAGGAGCAATCGCAGCTGGCGGCCGACGAGCTCGATTCGGATCTATCGTTGGTGCGCTACATCGCCTGGGCGATTCCCTCGGTGGGCTTCATCGGCACGGTGCGTGGTATCGGTGACGCTTTGGCGCAGGCCGACGAAGTATTGCGCAGCAACGACCTCTCCGGCGTGACCAACTCGCTGGGTCTGGCCTTCAACTCGACGCTCGTGGCGTTGGTGTTGAGCATTTTTCTGATGTTTGTCCTGCACCTGCTGCAGTCGCGCCAGGAGCATCTCATCCAGGACTTTCAGGAGTATTGCCGGCGCAAGATCGTCGATCTGATGAAGGTGCCGGAACGCGACGAACTGGACGAAACCTTCGTCTGA